The following are encoded in a window of Variovorax paradoxus genomic DNA:
- a CDS encoding Bug family tripartite tricarboxylate transporter substrate binding protein — MTTRRTMLSALAVAASLLAAPAFAQGFPSKPIKVVVPQPSGSGPDTLARTLADVLGKSLGQSVVVENRPGANGTLAAAYVLSQPADGYTLFLAGVSNMSWNPHLYKSLGHQPARDFTGVAVIANTPFVTVVAPSLGVKTLPDLIKMAKAEPQRLSFASAGIGNSTHLASELLKSRTGIQMQHVPISGAGGPNALTSVMAGDTPVMTTVPVGVVPLVKSGKLVPLAVTGERRLPQLPDVPTFKELGIDMDVPGWYSLVARTGTPGDAVARLNAEINKALDTPEMKERLAGQMLIAVKSAPADVLKFTQRESAAWGPIIDKLGIAQ; from the coding sequence ATGACCACCCGCCGCACCATGCTTTCCGCGCTGGCCGTTGCAGCTTCGCTGCTCGCCGCACCCGCCTTCGCGCAGGGCTTCCCTTCCAAGCCGATCAAGGTCGTGGTTCCGCAGCCGTCCGGCTCGGGGCCGGACACGCTGGCGCGCACGCTGGCCGATGTGCTCGGCAAGAGCCTGGGGCAGAGCGTCGTGGTGGAGAACCGGCCCGGCGCCAACGGCACGCTGGCTGCAGCCTATGTGCTGTCGCAGCCCGCGGACGGCTACACGCTGTTCCTGGCCGGCGTCTCGAACATGTCGTGGAACCCGCACCTGTACAAGTCGCTGGGGCACCAGCCGGCGCGCGACTTCACCGGCGTCGCCGTCATCGCCAACACCCCGTTCGTGACCGTCGTGGCGCCGAGCCTGGGCGTGAAGACACTGCCCGACCTCATCAAGATGGCCAAGGCCGAGCCGCAGCGGCTCAGCTTCGCATCCGCCGGCATCGGCAACTCCACCCATCTCGCGAGCGAGCTGCTGAAGTCGCGCACCGGCATCCAGATGCAGCACGTGCCCATCAGCGGCGCCGGTGGCCCCAACGCGCTGACCAGCGTGATGGCGGGCGACACGCCGGTGATGACGACCGTTCCCGTCGGCGTCGTGCCGCTGGTCAAGAGCGGCAAGCTGGTGCCGCTGGCTGTCACCGGCGAGCGTCGGCTGCCGCAGCTGCCCGACGTGCCCACGTTCAAGGAGCTGGGCATCGACATGGACGTGCCGGGCTGGTACTCGCTGGTCGCGCGCACGGGCACACCCGGCGACGCGGTCGCGCGGCTCAACGCCGAGATCAACAAGGCCCTGGACACGCCCGAGATGAAGGAGCGCCTGGCCGGCCAGATGCTGATCGCGGTCAAGTCGGCGCCGGCCGATGTCCTGAAGTTCACGCAGCGCGAGTCGGCTGCTTGGGGGCCCATCATCGACAAGCTGGGCATCGCGCAGTGA
- a CDS encoding GAF domain-containing protein gives MAQVSFEALDHALRRSPGHRLFTVLAIDPGLAVSRRLYTSDPVAYPCGGTKPLHHDNDFFREVVQSGRARICSDQDACRRAFPDHALIDTLGCRSAINVPIRHGGCTIGSLNLLHEEHWYQADMVPALMRFAEQAAPLLLSLRYVEMPA, from the coding sequence ATGGCGCAGGTTTCCTTCGAGGCCCTGGACCACGCGCTGCGGCGGTCTCCGGGGCACCGGCTCTTTACCGTGCTGGCGATCGACCCCGGCCTTGCGGTGTCGCGGCGCCTGTACACGAGCGACCCCGTGGCCTATCCGTGCGGCGGCACCAAGCCGCTGCACCACGACAACGACTTCTTTCGCGAGGTGGTGCAGAGCGGTCGCGCGCGCATCTGTTCGGATCAGGACGCCTGTCGCCGCGCGTTTCCCGACCATGCGCTGATCGACACGCTGGGCTGCCGGTCTGCCATCAACGTGCCGATCCGGCACGGCGGCTGCACCATCGGTTCGCTGAACCTGCTGCACGAGGAACACTGGTACCAAGCCGACATGGTCCCCGCGTTGATGCGCTTTGCCGAACAGGCCGCGCCCTTGCTTCTTTCGCTCCGATACGTTGAGATGCCCGCATGA
- a CDS encoding Bug family tripartite tricarboxylate transporter substrate binding protein, with the protein MTIPRRTFVLNAAASLCAVSLATGARAAGPGYPSKPITIVFPYAAGGATDAMTRQIADLMAKALGQPVIVDAKPGAGGSMALQRVVRAPADGHTLVLMASGTMAVNPYLYDLKYKPVEDLAPITILVDIPFVVVTKPDFPARTLKEFIAHAKVNPGKVSFANAGVGTQAHLTQMMFMKEAGISANVVPYKGGTGAIADLLGGHIDAMIDNAAAQVANVQAGKVRALFVTTRERSESLPGVPTAQEAGLPGFVTSGWFGLAAPKGTPQGVIDRLNAVIVQGMSRPEVRKKMVDAGWMPMVSSPGEALDRARSDLARFGQIAQQIGLKKE; encoded by the coding sequence ATGACGATCCCTCGCCGAACCTTCGTGCTGAATGCCGCCGCGTCTTTGTGTGCGGTATCGCTCGCCACCGGGGCGCGCGCGGCCGGGCCGGGCTACCCCAGCAAGCCGATCACCATCGTCTTTCCCTACGCGGCCGGCGGCGCCACCGACGCCATGACGCGCCAGATTGCCGACCTCATGGCCAAGGCGCTCGGCCAGCCGGTCATCGTCGACGCGAAGCCGGGCGCCGGTGGATCGATGGCGTTGCAGCGGGTGGTGCGCGCCCCAGCGGACGGACACACGCTGGTGCTCATGGCCAGCGGAACGATGGCCGTCAACCCCTACCTGTACGACCTGAAGTACAAGCCGGTCGAAGACCTGGCGCCGATCACGATCCTGGTCGACATTCCCTTCGTGGTCGTGACGAAGCCGGACTTTCCCGCGCGCACCCTCAAGGAATTCATCGCGCATGCCAAGGTGAACCCGGGGAAGGTGTCGTTCGCGAATGCGGGCGTCGGCACGCAGGCCCACCTGACGCAGATGATGTTCATGAAGGAGGCCGGCATCTCGGCCAACGTCGTTCCCTACAAGGGCGGCACCGGCGCCATCGCCGACCTGCTCGGCGGCCACATCGACGCCATGATCGACAACGCCGCCGCGCAGGTTGCGAACGTGCAGGCCGGCAAGGTGCGTGCGCTGTTCGTCACGACGCGCGAGCGCAGCGAATCGCTGCCCGGCGTGCCCACGGCGCAGGAGGCCGGGCTGCCGGGCTTCGTGACCTCGGGATGGTTCGGGCTGGCCGCGCCGAAGGGCACGCCGCAGGGCGTCATCGACAGGCTCAACGCGGTGATCGTGCAGGGCATGAGCCGGCCCGAGGTGCGCAAGAAGATGGTCGATGCGGGGTGGATGCCGATGGTCAGCTCACCCGGCGAGGCGCTGGACCGCGCCCGGTCGGACCTGGCGCGGTTCGGGCAGATCGCGCAGCAGATCGGACTGAAGAAGGAGTGA
- a CDS encoding Crp/Fnr family transcriptional regulator, with translation MSTSKSLPARRRPATTAELQGIPWLPSLSAAERERAVAELVVGEVLPGEHVCRLGRPATYWFGVLHGLLKMSSNNKAGQTMTFLGVPPGGWFGEGTMIKREPYRYDSLALRLSLVGALPVDTFHWLLDHSIGFNRFVMGQLNERLGQFIGALEIDRMTDIDARVARSLSALFNPVLYPGVGDMLRITQQELASIAGLSRPRVNTALAALQKKGLIRVEYGGLKVLSLDGLRSSD, from the coding sequence ATGAGCACCAGCAAAAGTCTCCCCGCACGACGGCGTCCCGCCACCACCGCGGAACTGCAAGGCATCCCGTGGTTGCCTTCGCTGTCGGCGGCAGAGCGCGAGCGCGCGGTGGCCGAACTGGTGGTTGGAGAGGTTCTTCCCGGCGAGCATGTGTGCCGCCTTGGCCGTCCGGCGACCTATTGGTTCGGCGTGCTGCACGGCCTGCTCAAGATGAGCAGCAACAACAAGGCCGGCCAGACCATGACCTTCCTGGGCGTTCCGCCCGGCGGATGGTTCGGCGAAGGCACGATGATCAAGAGGGAGCCCTACCGCTACGATTCCCTGGCATTGCGATTGAGCCTGGTCGGAGCGCTTCCTGTCGACACCTTCCATTGGCTGCTGGATCACTCGATCGGCTTCAACCGCTTCGTGATGGGACAGCTCAACGAGCGGCTCGGGCAGTTCATCGGCGCATTGGAGATCGACCGCATGACCGACATCGACGCGCGCGTGGCCCGAAGCCTGAGCGCGCTTTTCAATCCGGTGCTGTATCCCGGCGTGGGCGACATGCTGCGCATCACGCAACAGGAACTCGCGTCCATCGCGGGCCTGTCGCGCCCCCGGGTCAACACGGCGCTCGCCGCGCTGCAGAAGAAGGGCCTGATCCGCGTGGAGTACGGCGGGTTGAAGGTGCTGTCGCTCGACGGCCTGCGGTCATCCGACTAG
- a CDS encoding ABC transporter substrate-binding protein, which yields MTLKSLALTTALLAGAFGSVLATTPAHAQAKEQFFPLLVYRTGPYAPNGTPLANGKQDYIKLVNARDGGVNGVKLTYEECETGYATDKGVECYERLKGRPGVALFEPQTTGVTFALTDKVPADKMPLITPGYGLSISQDGQSFKWNFPLMGSYWTAADIIVQGLGKKEGGMDKLKGKKIALVYHDSPFGKEPIPLLQERAKMHGFELPLIPVTAPGIEQKSAWLQVRQQRPDYVILWGWGVMNSAALKEAVATGYPREKMYGVWWSGAEPDVKDVGQGAKGYNALTLHASGQQLKVMQDILQKVHDKGNGSGPRDEVGSVLYVRGMLMQMLAVEGVRRAQERFGKGKVMTGEQVRWGLENLALDAKRLEALGLADVMRPLATSCADHMGSAWARVQTWDGGKWNASSEFVQADEQIIKPLVKANADKYLSDKKMTRREAADCQS from the coding sequence ATGACACTGAAATCGCTCGCACTGACCACCGCCTTGCTCGCCGGCGCCTTCGGCAGCGTGCTCGCAACGACGCCCGCGCATGCGCAAGCCAAGGAGCAGTTCTTTCCGCTGCTGGTCTACCGCACCGGCCCCTATGCGCCCAACGGTACGCCCCTGGCCAACGGCAAGCAGGACTACATCAAGCTCGTCAATGCCCGCGACGGCGGCGTGAACGGCGTCAAGCTGACCTACGAGGAATGCGAAACGGGCTACGCGACCGACAAGGGCGTGGAGTGCTACGAGCGGCTCAAGGGCCGGCCCGGTGTCGCGCTCTTCGAGCCGCAGACAACGGGCGTCACCTTCGCCTTGACCGACAAGGTGCCCGCCGACAAGATGCCGCTCATCACGCCCGGCTACGGCCTCTCGATCTCGCAGGATGGCCAGTCCTTCAAATGGAACTTTCCGCTGATGGGCAGCTACTGGACCGCGGCCGACATCATCGTCCAGGGCCTGGGCAAGAAGGAAGGCGGCATGGACAAACTCAAGGGCAAGAAGATCGCACTCGTCTATCACGACTCGCCGTTCGGCAAGGAGCCGATTCCGCTGCTGCAGGAGCGCGCGAAGATGCACGGCTTCGAGCTGCCGCTCATTCCTGTCACTGCGCCGGGCATCGAGCAGAAGTCGGCATGGCTGCAGGTGCGCCAGCAGCGGCCCGACTACGTGATCCTCTGGGGCTGGGGCGTGATGAATTCGGCTGCGCTCAAGGAGGCTGTGGCCACAGGCTATCCGCGCGAGAAGATGTACGGCGTGTGGTGGTCGGGCGCCGAGCCCGACGTCAAGGACGTGGGGCAGGGCGCGAAGGGCTACAACGCCCTCACGCTGCATGCCTCGGGCCAGCAACTGAAGGTCATGCAGGACATCCTGCAGAAGGTGCACGACAAGGGCAACGGCAGCGGGCCGCGGGACGAGGTCGGCTCGGTGCTCTACGTGCGCGGCATGCTGATGCAGATGCTCGCCGTCGAAGGTGTGCGCCGCGCGCAGGAACGCTTCGGCAAGGGCAAGGTCATGACCGGCGAGCAGGTGCGCTGGGGCCTGGAAAACCTGGCGCTGGATGCGAAGCGCCTGGAGGCCCTGGGGCTGGCCGATGTCATGCGTCCTCTTGCCACCAGTTGCGCCGATCACATGGGTTCGGCCTGGGCGCGCGTTCAGACGTGGGACGGCGGCAAGTGGAACGCCAGCTCGGAGTTCGTCCAGGCAGACGAACAGATCATCAAGCCGCTGGTCAAGGCGAATGCCGACAAGTACCTGTCGGACAAGAAGATGACGCGCCGCGAAGCGGCCGATTGCCAGTCGTGA
- a CDS encoding AraC family transcriptional regulator: protein MKTPEHTRGGDTIAMCFVREALHDAMQRGVDIGAILGAAGIPVGLLHQDQARVSPESYGRVWHGVAERTGDEFFGMDAHPVRYGSFALACRCAMGAKNLEQALRRIMRFYGGVMDDMQPSIERLPHGEAAFRLNERPGAQRLFAHGTILVIFFGVACWLVGRRIPILRAEFSPEAPDSPEEYRLLFGQKIRFGADRTALVFEERFLDLPVVQNEETLQRFLRGAPTNFLVKYRDQDSAAARVRKVLRGTDASAWPDLPDMARKLRLAERTLIRRLAMEGEPFQAIKDTLRRDLSISLLSDSGLSVSEIAARAGFAEPSAFHRAFRKWTGASPGAYRATLPE, encoded by the coding sequence ATGAAAACGCCCGAGCACACGAGGGGCGGCGACACCATCGCGATGTGCTTCGTGCGCGAAGCGCTGCACGACGCCATGCAGCGCGGTGTCGACATCGGCGCCATCCTCGGCGCGGCCGGCATTCCGGTGGGCCTGCTGCACCAGGACCAGGCGCGGGTGTCACCGGAAAGCTATGGCCGCGTGTGGCACGGGGTGGCTGAAAGAACGGGCGATGAATTCTTCGGCATGGACGCCCATCCGGTGCGCTACGGAAGCTTCGCGCTCGCATGCCGCTGCGCGATGGGCGCGAAGAACCTGGAGCAGGCGCTGCGCCGGATCATGCGGTTCTACGGCGGCGTGATGGATGACATGCAGCCTTCGATCGAACGGCTGCCGCACGGCGAGGCCGCATTCCGGTTGAACGAGCGGCCCGGCGCGCAGCGCCTGTTCGCGCACGGCACGATCCTGGTGATCTTCTTCGGCGTGGCCTGCTGGCTGGTCGGCAGGCGCATCCCCATCCTGCGCGCCGAGTTCTCGCCCGAGGCGCCCGACAGCCCCGAGGAATACCGCCTGCTGTTCGGACAGAAAATCCGCTTCGGCGCCGACCGCACGGCGCTGGTGTTCGAGGAACGATTTCTCGACCTGCCGGTGGTGCAGAACGAAGAGACGCTGCAGCGCTTCCTGCGCGGCGCACCCACGAACTTTCTCGTCAAGTACCGCGACCAGGACAGCGCCGCGGCCCGGGTGCGCAAAGTCCTGCGAGGCACCGACGCGTCGGCGTGGCCGGATCTGCCAGACATGGCGCGAAAACTCCGGCTCGCCGAGAGAACGCTGATACGGCGCCTCGCGATGGAAGGCGAGCCCTTCCAGGCCATCAAGGACACGCTGCGGCGCGATCTTTCGATCAGCCTGCTGAGCGATTCAGGCCTCAGCGTCAGCGAGATCGCCGCCAGGGCCGGGTTCGCCGAGCCCAGTGCGTTCCATCGCGCCTTCCGCAAATGGACCGGGGCCAGCCCCGGGGCCTACAGAGCCACGCTGCCCGAATAG
- a CDS encoding AMP-binding protein: MNTTRDKGRTVPSPHSSSAVAAPDYASFVEAFDLEDFKTSFAGSFEHGINACVEACDRHVAPGRIALRWEDKDGNTCELSYEELQAQSARFANLLASRGVKPGDRVAGLLPRIPELLAVILGTWRAGAVYQPLFTAFGPKAIEHRVTASEAVLIVTDTANRHKLDDSATWPGIVTIARGADEHLPPGDVDYLSELAQQPPSFEPVMRGGDDACMMLFTSGTTGLAKGVAVPHRALMAIGMYMRLAVDLRDGESYWNIADPGWAYGLYFGAIGPLLSGNTTLFYDGPFSAETAYRLIEKYEITNLAGAPTAFRLMMAADPQLAARIRGKLRVVSSAGEPLNPEVMRWFRDALDCPIGDHYGQTEIGMVVCNFHGLKHAVHPGSAGFPLPGVRVAVLDDEGNELAPGVPGTLAIDRSRSPLYYFPGYWKQATQSFTGVYYLTGDTVELNEDGSISFVGRGDDIITSAGYRIGPFDVESALMEHPAVAEVAVIGKPDAERTEIVKAFVVLRAKVAASEALAGELQQLVKRRLAAHAYPREIAFIAELPKTPSGKIQRFILRKQEADRASA, from the coding sequence ATGAACACCACGAGAGACAAAGGACGCACCGTGCCATCGCCCCATTCTTCTTCGGCAGTCGCCGCCCCGGACTACGCGTCCTTCGTCGAGGCCTTCGACCTCGAAGACTTCAAGACATCGTTCGCAGGCAGTTTCGAGCACGGCATCAACGCCTGCGTCGAGGCCTGCGACCGGCACGTTGCGCCGGGCCGCATCGCCCTGCGCTGGGAGGACAAGGACGGCAACACCTGCGAGCTCAGCTACGAGGAACTGCAGGCTCAATCGGCGCGCTTCGCCAACCTGCTCGCAAGCCGGGGCGTCAAGCCCGGCGACAGGGTCGCGGGCCTGCTGCCGCGGATTCCCGAACTGCTGGCAGTGATCCTCGGCACATGGCGTGCGGGCGCGGTGTACCAGCCGCTGTTCACGGCCTTCGGTCCGAAGGCCATCGAGCACCGCGTCACGGCCTCCGAAGCGGTGCTGATCGTCACCGACACGGCCAACCGCCACAAGCTCGACGACAGCGCGACATGGCCCGGCATCGTCACGATCGCGCGCGGCGCGGACGAACACCTGCCGCCGGGCGACGTCGATTACCTGAGCGAACTGGCGCAGCAACCGCCATCGTTCGAGCCCGTCATGCGCGGCGGCGACGACGCCTGCATGATGCTGTTCACCTCGGGCACGACGGGCCTGGCCAAGGGCGTGGCCGTGCCGCATCGCGCGCTGATGGCCATCGGCATGTACATGCGGCTCGCCGTGGACCTGCGCGACGGCGAGTCCTACTGGAACATCGCCGATCCGGGATGGGCCTACGGGCTCTACTTCGGCGCCATCGGGCCGCTGCTGAGCGGCAACACCACGCTCTTCTACGACGGCCCGTTCTCCGCCGAGACCGCCTACCGGCTGATCGAAAAATACGAGATCACCAACCTCGCCGGCGCGCCGACCGCCTTCCGCCTGATGATGGCGGCCGACCCGCAACTGGCCGCACGCATTCGCGGCAAGCTGCGCGTGGTCAGCAGCGCGGGAGAGCCGCTCAACCCCGAGGTGATGCGCTGGTTCCGCGACGCACTCGATTGCCCGATCGGCGACCACTACGGCCAGACCGAGATCGGCATGGTGGTGTGCAACTTCCATGGCCTGAAGCACGCGGTGCATCCTGGTAGCGCAGGCTTTCCGTTGCCCGGCGTGCGCGTCGCGGTGCTCGACGACGAGGGCAACGAGCTCGCACCGGGCGTGCCGGGGACGCTGGCCATCGACCGCAGCCGCTCGCCGCTGTATTACTTTCCAGGCTACTGGAAGCAGGCGACGCAATCGTTCACCGGCGTCTACTACCTGACCGGCGACACCGTCGAGCTGAACGAGGACGGCAGCATCAGCTTCGTCGGACGCGGCGACGACATCATCACGTCGGCCGGCTACCGCATCGGCCCCTTCGATGTCGAGAGCGCGCTCATGGAGCACCCGGCCGTCGCGGAGGTGGCCGTCATCGGCAAGCCCGACGCCGAGCGCACGGAGATCGTCAAGGCCTTCGTCGTGCTGCGCGCCAAGGTGGCGGCGAGCGAGGCGCTCGCGGGCGAACTGCAGCAGCTGGTGAAACGCCGGCTGGCCGCGCATGCGTATCCGCGCGAGATCGCGTTCATCGCCGAACTGCCGAAGACGCCGAGCGGCAAGATCCAACGGTTCATCCTGAGAAAGCAGGAAGCCGATCGGGCTTCGGCCTAG
- a CDS encoding acyl-CoA dehydrogenase family protein produces the protein MLPQLHRHRWMDEEIDAFRDQVRRYIAGELSPHLDGWRRQGFIPREVWRPFGQMGFLLPELDEAYEGAGATLAHQLVVQDELARAEFPANVAVHSIAAHYILDYGTEAQKQRWLPRLASGELLAGIALTEPGCGSDLKALRTRARREGNDYVIDGAKTFITNGFTANLLVVAVRTGDAGSRGVSLVVLETEDLPGFRVGRRLEKLGQHASDTAELFFDGMRVPADQLLGEKEGEGFVQLMSQLPFERLLLCVPAAAVIERALELTVAYTRERKAFGQTVFDFQNTRFKLAECATIAHVVRSFVNDCTQRMLDGMLDNEAAYMAKWWCTEQQGKVVDECLQLFGGYGYMAEYPIARLYADARIQRIYGGTTEIMKDLIARKLAA, from the coding sequence ATGCTGCCCCAACTGCATCGCCATCGCTGGATGGACGAAGAAATCGACGCGTTCCGCGACCAGGTGCGCCGCTACATCGCCGGCGAGCTGTCTCCGCATCTCGACGGCTGGCGCCGCCAGGGCTTCATTCCGCGCGAGGTCTGGCGGCCGTTCGGGCAGATGGGTTTCCTGCTGCCCGAACTCGATGAAGCCTACGAAGGCGCCGGTGCCACGCTGGCCCATCAGCTGGTCGTGCAGGACGAGCTGGCCAGGGCCGAGTTTCCGGCCAACGTGGCCGTGCACTCGATTGCCGCGCACTACATCCTCGACTACGGCACCGAGGCGCAGAAGCAGCGCTGGCTGCCCCGGCTCGCCAGCGGCGAGCTGCTGGCCGGCATCGCGCTCACCGAACCGGGCTGCGGCTCGGACCTGAAGGCGCTGCGCACCCGCGCCCGGCGCGAAGGCAACGACTACGTGATCGACGGTGCCAAGACCTTCATCACCAACGGCTTCACCGCCAACCTGCTCGTGGTGGCGGTGCGCACCGGCGATGCCGGCAGCCGCGGGGTGTCGCTGGTGGTGCTGGAAACCGAAGACCTGCCGGGCTTTCGCGTCGGACGGCGCCTGGAGAAGCTCGGGCAGCATGCGTCGGACACGGCCGAGCTGTTCTTCGACGGCATGCGCGTGCCGGCTGACCAACTGCTGGGCGAGAAGGAGGGCGAGGGCTTCGTGCAGCTGATGAGCCAGTTGCCCTTCGAGCGCCTGCTGCTGTGCGTGCCGGCCGCGGCCGTGATCGAGCGCGCGCTGGAACTCACGGTGGCCTACACGCGGGAGCGCAAGGCCTTCGGCCAGACGGTGTTCGACTTCCAGAACACACGCTTCAAGCTGGCGGAGTGCGCCACGATTGCGCATGTGGTGCGCAGCTTCGTCAACGACTGCACCCAGCGCATGCTCGACGGCATGCTCGACAACGAGGCCGCCTACATGGCCAAGTGGTGGTGCACCGAGCAGCAGGGCAAGGTCGTCGACGAATGCCTGCAGCTCTTCGGCGGCTACGGCTACATGGCCGAGTACCCGATTGCCCGGCTCTACGCCGATGCGCGCATCCAGCGCATCTACGGCGGCACGACGGAAATCATGAAGGACCTGATTGCGCGGAAGCTGGCCGCCTGA
- a CDS encoding response regulator transcription factor produces the protein MRAMSIPVSTRASAILIVDDHDLVRLGVRALLQAQASPHGPAVEVFEASSMAQALAVYERSQERIGLVLLDLGLPDTRGLSGVSVFLERYPQARVVALSGAGATALAQNAIAQSALAQGASAFLPKSANLKEVVSFIRACGLLGKDVVDGLPGASRWVDRAPRRSASGGLGALTGSQARVLQMILEGKSNKEIAQLAELREGTVKNYVSTILLLFGVQSRAELISSLR, from the coding sequence ATGCGCGCCATGAGCATTCCTGTGTCGACCCGGGCATCAGCCATCCTGATCGTGGACGACCACGACCTGGTGCGCCTGGGTGTGCGTGCCTTGCTCCAGGCGCAAGCCTCGCCCCACGGGCCTGCGGTCGAAGTCTTCGAAGCCAGCAGCATGGCGCAGGCACTGGCTGTGTATGAGCGCTCTCAGGAGCGCATCGGGTTGGTGTTGCTCGATCTGGGACTTCCCGACACACGAGGCCTGAGCGGCGTGTCCGTTTTTCTCGAGCGTTATCCCCAGGCCCGCGTGGTCGCGTTGTCGGGCGCCGGCGCCACCGCGCTGGCCCAGAACGCCATTGCCCAAAGTGCGTTGGCCCAAGGCGCCAGCGCGTTCTTGCCGAAGTCGGCCAACCTCAAGGAGGTGGTGAGCTTCATCCGTGCCTGCGGTCTGCTCGGAAAGGACGTGGTCGACGGCCTTCCAGGTGCTTCCAGGTGGGTCGACCGGGCGCCCCGCCGTTCCGCCAGCGGTGGCCTGGGCGCCCTGACGGGAAGCCAGGCACGTGTGCTGCAGATGATTCTCGAAGGCAAGTCCAACAAGGAGATCGCACAGCTGGCCGAGTTGCGCGAAGGCACGGTGAAGAACTATGTCTCGACGATTCTCTTGCTGTTCGGCGTGCAATCGCGGGCGGAACTGATCAGCAGCCTGCGTTGA